One window of the Rosa rugosa chromosome 3, drRosRugo1.1, whole genome shotgun sequence genome contains the following:
- the LOC133739037 gene encoding uncharacterized protein LOC133739037, translating to MAAVSQSVATCSGLIHHPGSAKLPFGNKGTKITNHSAVSVTCRRTRRAGIQCLAVRRVGTTYAASVGKDHHQLSVDDGVPQEPFLLSLFKETVWSLRSLFVFLLEQPSQLKYIEWPGFRSTLKTATLTLVLVALLIVALSSTDSAFSYLLALILRSKP from the exons ATGGCGGCTGTTTCGCAGTCCGTGGCAACATGTTCAG GTTTGATTCATCATCCAGGTAGTGCTAAACTACCATTTGGGAATAAGGGGACCAAGATCACTAATCACAGTGCCGTTTCAGTAACATGTAGAAGG ACTCGTAGAGCAGGGATTCAATGTTTGGCTGTACGTCGGGTTGGCACCACATATGCTGCGTCTGTGGGAAAGGATCATCATCAGTTGAGTGTTGATGATGGAGTACCTCAGGAGCCCTTCCTTCTGAGTCTTTTCAAAGAAACAGTGTG GTCTTTGAGATCATTATTCGTTTTTCTGCTTGAGCAGCCAAGTCAGCTGAAGTACATTGAATGGCCAGGTTTCCGTAGTACG CTGAAGACTGCGACTCTCACTCTTGTTCTTGTGGCATTGCTCATTGTAGCACTTTCATCAACTGACTCTGCCTTCAGCTATTTGTTGGCTTTGATTCTCAGGAGTAAAccataa